The genome window TGCTCTTTTCCTTGCCGACGCTTCCCTGACCGCTGCTTTTACCGGCCGAGCTGTTCTGGGGCTGAGCCTGGAATGCGTTCCCAACGGGGCGTGACCCGTGCGTCGTGGTGTTAGGTGACGGGTTATATGCGTCGGACGTCACCGTCGACGGTTTGCCGTTTGTTGATTTTCCCGTCGTCGGGCTACTAATTGCGCCATCCTGATGACGCCCAGAATCCTGCTGTGCGGAATCCGGTTGCGCCGAGTGGTTCGTTTGCGCGGGGGCGTCAGATTCTGCGGAACCGTCGGCCGATGAGGTCGTGTGGCCATTAGCCTCACGCATCATTTCCGGAGTGATGACAGGAAACCCCGCCGCCCCATTCGTCGAAAATCCGCTTTTTGTGTCCGGATTGTGTGAATCAACGCCGTGTGATTGAGTCTCGTGCGATTGGTCCTCGTGCGCCTGTGGCTCGTCGAATGCGCGGTCTTCACTGAGTGAATCATTTTCGGGGAGGACATCGCGAGCAGTGGGAACGTCGGAAAACTCAGCATCGATAGGTGCATTGGTCGAAGAGCTGCGGGAAGAGCTGGACTCAGTAGTGTCCTGACCTCGTTCTTCCCTTGGAGGCTGAGTTCCCTCTACACGCTGCTCTTGCCCGTGACGTTGTTCTTCCGCACGACGCTGTTCGAATGAGCTGCCCGAATTGGGCCGGTTTTCTGTGGAAAACTGGTCATTGGGTTGGGTGGAATAGCCTTCCGAATCAGACTGTGAAGTCGGGTCGGAGGGGGTTGTGCTCATTCGTCATCCTCAGGCTGTAAAAGTGATACGGGACAATATACATGCGGGTGCAGGGTCCCACAGTAATAATGCGATAACTAGCTTAGTGTTTTTGTATGCGCGGCGTGAATGGCCGGGTGCGGCCTCGTCCTCGTTGGCCTCGCTGGTCGCAGCGGGAAAATGGCATCGCTTATCAAACGTCGGCACGTTTCTCGTTCCCGATTGCTCGCTGTACTTTCTACCGAGATATAAGAATTCCTAGTAAACTTTATTGTGACGAGGCTCGTGCATGGGTTTTCACTAGCCCATGTACCAGCCATCCGGTATTCCTCGGGCATGACTGTGGTGGAAGAGCAACGCAGTTTCCTCATCAGTGGCCCGTTGTAAAAATATGAGAAAGGTTTGACTGATGAACGAAGTTATTTTGGCTGCGGCATCCGCTCCACCGCTCGGAATTATTGGGTGGGTCATTATCGGTGGCCTCGCCGGATGGATCGCATCGAAGATCATGGGTACCGACGCTCAAATGGGCGTCCCGCTCAATATCATCGTGGGTATTATCGGCGGTTTCCTCGGAGGATGGCTGCTCGGTGCAGTTGGATTTGATGTCGAAGGTGGAGGAAAGTTCTTCAGCTTCCTTACCTGTTTGCTTGGTGCGGTAATCCTCTTGTGGATTGTTGGCCTAGTGACCAAAAAGAAGTAGAGGATAAAAACGTAGGGCGTTGGCTTTACACCGCGTCGCATAAGGGCGTAAGCGTAAGGCCTTGAGTTAGCGCCTGAGTACATACTCAACGAGCCCGGAGCTAGAGTCGATCTAGTTCCGGGCTCGTAGTGTTTGCTTATGAGGTATTACATAGTCAACGGAATTCAGTACTCACCGTGACTGGCCATTGGGTGATCCAGCATTGTGATGATCCAGAATTGGAAATTATCTCAGAGCGGCGCATAGTGAATTTTTCTTCTACCAAACGTAGGTGAGGGGATCGGTTAACACGATGTCTGGTGAATGCATGCCGGGTGAATGCTATGTCTAGGGCGAGAATGTACCGGAACGCCGGCGCCCGCTATCTCGTCGACTATGTATCGTCCGCGGCCAAACAATGTTCCTTTCGTTCCCATCATGCGTCGATCCATCATCAAGCTTCGGGCGTTCGCCGTCGAGTTGATAGTTCCACGATTAAAAAATGGTTGGTGAGTAAATTCGCATTCAATAAGGATCATGATTGCTTTTCACACGAGAAAAAGCGTCACAGGTATTTAGGTGCCGGCCGTCGTGCTGATTGTGTACTGGCGGGAATCCTGTTTGTCATGGGCGCTGCCCTCATTCCGTGGATGGCCATTCTGCTGTTTACGATGCCATTCCCCGGCGTCCTCGGCTGGATTGCGTTGGATTGCGCAGAAATAGCCGCCCTGTGGACCAGCGCTTGGTGGGTGCTGAAGCGTCGGCTCCACGCGGCTGCGGGTTTGTGGGGTGTCTGCGCTTTATTGCTTGTCGACGCAATTGCCGACGTGACCACGTCGTTTCCGAATATCGGGAGCGCGGTTGTGACTATCTCGGTCGAGTTGTTCGTGAGTGGCTGGGCCGCATGGTGTGCTTACGCATGGGGAAAGAGTGTGTGAGTGTGGGGAGGTCTTTTACGCGTGTGATAAGGCCATTCGCGTGACGTAGAGACCGTTTACGTTCGGAGTAAAAAGGCGTAAGTGTGGAATGAGAGCGCAGGAGGTAAAGCCATGATCACGACGGAAAAGATCCACGACCAGCCGGCGGAGGGGGAGGGGACGCGGATCCTCGTGGATCGTCTCTGGCCGCGCGGGGTGAAGAAGGCCACAGCGCCGGTTGATGAATGGTTGAAGGGCCTTGCTCCTTCGCCGGAGCTGCGAAAAGACTGGGGACACGATCCAGCGCGCTTTTCCGAATTCGCCGACAGATATCGCTCTGAGCTGGATGAACGTCTGGCCGCCTATAAAGACACCGACACATCGGGTGACGACGGCGACAGCTCGGGTTCCGACTCCGATTCGGAGGTTTCTCAGGTGGGGGAGATGCGCGATCGGGCAGCGTCGGGGGAAAACATCATCTTGGTCTTTGCTGCAAAAGACCGTGTGTTTAACCATGCCGTCGTTTTGAAAGCGTGGCTTGACGAGCACACGCGTTAATGATGGGTACGCACCGGCGATAATCCTCCGTTTCGCACTAAAACCTTCCCACGAAGGCTCAACCGCGCGCAGGAGACGTCGGTTATGTGTTTGGGAAAGGCGCGGAGCGCCGTTCATACACACGGGAACGCGCGAAAAACGTCGGCTCGGAGCGTCGGCTATACATCGGTTATATGTACAGAAAGACACATCCACACATCAAAAACGCCACCTTGACCAGCGTCGATAAGAAAAGTTGAGTTGTGTGGAATAACTTTGAGCACGACGTCGTTACATCTAATGTCGCAAGGTTGAGCGAGTAAGACTCAAGTTAGCTTGACAAGCCTGAGTCTTCTGGGTCAGACTGTGACAGGTCGTTGAGTCTGATTCACTCAGCCTCACACAAATACGTAGATGCTCCGGGTGAGATCACGGGCAGGACCGCCGGCGAGAGCCGAGAGTGATCGCCGAATGATCCGCCGGGCACAACAAATGTAACGAAAGGAAACACAGATAATGGGACGTGCAGTTGGAATTGACTTGGGTACTACGAACTCAGTGGTATCCGTTTTGGAAGGTGGAGACCCCACCGTTATCGCTAACTCCGAGGGCTCGCGGACGACGCCGTCGGTTGTAGCTTTTTCAAAGAACGGCGAGGTGCTCGTTGGGCAGTCGGCAAAGAACCAGGCCGTGACCAACGTTGACCGCACTATTCGCTCGGTCAAGCGCCACATCGGCGACGACTCCTGGAATGTCGATATTGACGACAAGAAGTACACGGCGCAGGAGATTTCCGCCCGTATTCTTCAAAAACTGAAGAGAGACGCTGAGAGCTACCTCGGCGAGGACGTGACCGACGCCGTTATTACCGTCCCGGCTTACTTCTCCGACGCTCAGCGTCAGGCCACGAAGGACGCTGGCCAGATTGCAGGCCTCAACGTGCTTCGTATTGTGAACGAGCCGACGGCTGCCGCGCTGGCATACGGCCTTGAAAAGGGCGAAGACGACCAGACCATTCT of Corynebacterium kroppenstedtii DSM 44385 contains these proteins:
- a CDS encoding GlsB/YeaQ/YmgE family stress response membrane protein, coding for MNEVILAAASAPPLGIIGWVIIGGLAGWIASKIMGTDAQMGVPLNIIVGIIGGFLGGWLLGAVGFDVEGGGKFFSFLTCLLGAVILLWIVGLVTKKK
- a CDS encoding DUF488 domain-containing protein, encoding MITTEKIHDQPAEGEGTRILVDRLWPRGVKKATAPVDEWLKGLAPSPELRKDWGHDPARFSEFADRYRSELDERLAAYKDTDTSGDDGDSSGSDSDSEVSQVGEMRDRAASGENIILVFAAKDRVFNHAVVLKAWLDEHTR